One genomic window of Glycine soja cultivar W05 chromosome 9, ASM419377v2, whole genome shotgun sequence includes the following:
- the LOC114368687 gene encoding pyrophosphate--fructose 6-phosphate 1-phosphotransferase subunit beta isoform X2, whose translation MAPSTTVPNGTLPSGSVTGRLASVYSEVQKTRVDHALPLPSVLKHPFTILHGPPSSAAGNPDEIAKLFPHLFGQPSAALARSDAAQTQKKLKIGVVLSGGQAPGGHNVISGIFDYLQERAPGSTLYGFKGGPAGIMKCKYVELTSEYIYPYRNQGGFDMICSGRDKIETPEQFKQAEETAKKLDLDGLVVIGGDDSNTNACLLAENFRSKNLKTSVIGCPKTIDGDLKCKEVPTSFGFDTACKIYSEMIGNVMIDARSTGKYYHFVRLMGRAASHITLECALQTHPNITIIGEEVAAKKLTLKNVTDYIVDVVCKRAEINYNYGVILIPEGLIDFIPEVQHLIAELNEILAHDTVDEGGLWKKKLTDQSLKLFDFLPQAIQEQLMLERDPHGNVQVAKIETEKMLIQMVETELEKRKQEGKYKGEFKGQSHFFGYEGRCGLPTNFDATYCYALGYGAGALLHSGKTGLISSVGNLCAPVKEWTVGGTALTSMMDVERRHGKFKPVIKKAMVELEGAPFKKFASLRDEWALKNCYISPGPIQFSGPGSEVINHTLLLELEAQA comes from the exons ATGGCACCTTCTACCACCGTACCTAACGGTACCCTCCCCTCCGGTTCCGTCACCGGACGCTTAGCCTCTGTCTACAGTGAGGTCCAAAAGACGCGCGTGGACCACGCGCTCCCTCTCCCCTCTGTCCTCAAGCATCCCTTCACCATTCTCCACGGTCCTCCAAGCTCCGCCGCCGGAAATCCAG ACGAGATCGCGAAGCTGTTTCCGCATTTGTTCGGACAACCTTCCGCTGCATTGGCGCGTAGCGATGCGGCGCAGACGCAGAAGAAGCTGAAGATTGGCGTGGTTTTGTCCGGTGGCCAGGCTCCCGGAGGCCACAATGTCATTTCTGGAATCTTCG ATTACCTGCAAGAGCGCGCACCAGGAAGCACGTTGTATGGTTTCAAAGGTGGACCTGCGGGCATTATGAAGTGCAAATACGTTGAGCTCACCTCTGAATATATTTATCCTTATAGAAATcag GGTGGCTTTGACATGATTTGCAGTGGGAGGGACAAGATTGAAACTCCAGAGCAG TTTAAGCAAGCGGAAGAAACAGCTAAGAAGCTAGACTTGGATGGGCTCGTTGTTATTGGTGGTGATGACTCAAACACCAATGCGTGCCTTCTTGCTGAGAATTTCAG gagcaaaaatttaaaaacaagtgTAATTGGATGCCCTAAAACCATTGATGGtgatttgaaatgtaaagaagttCCCACAAGTTTTGGGTTTGATACAGCTTGCAAG ATATATTCTGAAATGATTGGAAATGTTATGATAGATGCCCGATCAACTGGAAAATATTACCATT TTGTGCGGCTTATGGGGCGGGCGGCTTCACACATTACGCTGGAATGTGCTTTACAAACTCATCCAAACATTACTATTATTGGAGAAGAG GTTGCTGCAAAGAAGCTGacattgaaaaatgtcactGACTATATCGTAGACGTTGTTTGTAAAAGAGCTGAAATTAATTACAACTATGGTGTCATTCTTATCCCTGAAGGTCTAATTGATTTCATACCTGAG GTCCAGCATCTTATTGCAGAACTAAATGAAATTCTTGCCCATGATACTGTGGATGAGGGTGGGTTATGGAAGAAGAAACTCACTGATCAATCATTGAAGCTTTTTGACTTTTTACCTCAAGCAATTCAAGAACAATTGATGCTTGAAAGAGATCCACATGGAAATGTTCAG GTTGCCAAGATAGAAACAGAGAAAATGCTTATTCAAATGGTTGAAACTGAGTTGGAGAAGAGAAAGCAAGAAGGCAAATACAAAGGCGAATTTAAAGGGCAATCCCACTTCTTCGG TTATGAAGGGAGATGTGGCTTGCCTACTAATTTTGATGCTACTTATTGCTATGCTCTGGGTTATGGTGCTGGAGCCCTCCTTCATAGTgggaagactggactaatatcATCA GTTGGGAATTTATGTGCTCCAGTAAAAGAATGGACTGTTGGTGGAACTGCACTCACCTCAATGATGGATGTGGAGAGGAGGCATG GTAAATTCAAGCCCGTGATCAAGAAAGCAATGGtggagcttgaag GGGCACCCTTCAAAAAGTTTGCCTCCTTGCGTGATGAATGGGCCCTGAAGAATTGCTACATCAGTCCAG
- the LOC114367703 gene encoding uncharacterized protein LOC114367703, with amino-acid sequence MLANGNVKITLPHRHNSKDQQMKPITILRSGNGLRSELESSTPCLKYCSKEEATKWNPALNNEAFNKFTMLYSMKHLEKKQIVGDCYFGVTNLLELLRAQRSINELKATQKSSRKRGEQFLQNLEDKKVLRKCRECHKIETTFDNIKDKLAREKRSRERMELFNTKLVHELAKTKTSAKQYMTNYKKEKRERKVIEEVCNELAMKVREDTAKLEMLLRDSVKICKVVEEEREMMEMTELWREERMQMKLADAQFVLEDKYNQMVQLIAFLQVFLRSRGAELDTTELEDVELIKQAVESVNIKRIVELSYDFSKSSDDAVSTSEELRKENTEEELNKSPILHHNSPSSDYYIELELNNNGYLEDQKFNSMPQRGDTDTYSVNVNQDKDMLLGSEAECSEKACLEPLKSSKVCLTSKQLIRSCPNGGRTISSTKSSQDRRLGDDGWHKQKECNQRLPTSSVQCQSSVEGSFKHTEEQDKTHLKIKQLKLKL; translated from the exons ATGCTTGCTAACGGGAATGTAAAGATCACGTTGCCTCATCGTCACAATAGTAAAGATCAGCAAATGAAGCCAATAACCATCTTGCGTTCAGGAAATGGACTTCGCTCTGAG cTTGAATCTTCGACGCCATGTCTCAAATATTGTTCAAAGGAAGAGGCAACAAAATGGAACCCTGCCCTTAATAATGAAGCATTCAACAAGTTTACTATGCTTTATTCCATGAAGCatcttgaaaaaaaacaaattgtagGTGACTGTTACTTTGGTGTCACTAATTTGCTAGAACTCTTACGAGCTCAGAGGTCCATCAATGAACTCAAGGCCACACAGAAATCCTCTAGGAAAAGAGGGGAACAATTTTTGCAGAATCTTGAAGACAAAAAGGTCCTCCGGAAGTGTAGAGAATGCCACAAGATTGAAACAACGTTTGATAACATAAAGGACAAGTTGGCAAGGGAAAAAAGAAGTAGAGAAAGGATGGAGTTATTCAATACCAAATTGGTACACGAATTGGCTAAAACCAAGACTTCTGCAAAGCAGTACATGACTaactacaagaaagaaaagagagaaagaaaagtgaTAGAGGAAGTGTGTAATGAATTAGCCATGAAAGTAAGGGAAGACACGGCTAAGCTTGAGATGTTGCTAAGAGATTCCGTGAAAATTTGCAAGGTGGTGGAAGAAGAGAGGGAGATGATGGAAATGACTGAGCTATGGCGCGAAGAACGCATGCAAATGAAGCTAGCCGATGCACAGTTTGTACTTGAAGATAAATACAATCAGATGGTCCAGTTGATTGCTTTTCTCCAAGTGTTCTTGAGATCAAGGGGTGCCGAACTAGACACCACTGAACTAGAGGACGTAGAGTTGATCAAACAGGCAGTTGAATCAGTAAATATTAAACGCATTGTGGAGCTTTCATATGATTTCTCAAAGTCATCTGATGATGCAGTTTCCACTTCTGAAGAgctaagaaaagaaaacacagaagAGGAGTTGAATAAAAGCCCTATATTGCATCACAACAGTCCCTCCAGTGATTATTATATTGAATTAGAACTAAATAATAATGGTTATCTTGAGGATCAGAAGTTTAATTCAATGCCACAAAGAGGAGACACAGACACCTATTCTGTTAATGTTAACCAAGACAAGGATATGTTATTAGGTAGTGAAGCAGAATGTAGTGAAAAGGCATGTTTGGAACCTTTGAAGAGTAGTAAAGTTTGTCTTACCTCTAAACAGCTAATAAGGTCATGCCCCAATGGTGGAAGAACGATTTCTTCTACAAAATCTTCACAGGATAGAAGGCTAGGTGATGATGGTTGGCACAAACAAAAGGAGTGTAACCAAAGACTTCCAACAAGCTCAGTTCAATGTCAAAGTTCTGTTGAAGGTAGCTTCAAACACACGGAAGAGCAAGACAAGACCCACCTAAAGATAAAACAACTAAAACTCaagctttaa
- the LOC114368687 gene encoding pyrophosphate--fructose 6-phosphate 1-phosphotransferase subunit beta isoform X1 produces MAPSTTVPNGTLPSGSVTGRLASVYSEVQKTRVDHALPLPSVLKHPFTILHGPPSSAAGNPDEIAKLFPHLFGQPSAALARSDAAQTQKKLKIGVVLSGGQAPGGHNVISGIFGNARFRIRLLFFLRLLLLLLLLRFNFFSSIVLDYLQERAPGSTLYGFKGGPAGIMKCKYVELTSEYIYPYRNQGGFDMICSGRDKIETPEQFKQAEETAKKLDLDGLVVIGGDDSNTNACLLAENFRSKNLKTSVIGCPKTIDGDLKCKEVPTSFGFDTACKIYSEMIGNVMIDARSTGKYYHFVRLMGRAASHITLECALQTHPNITIIGEEVAAKKLTLKNVTDYIVDVVCKRAEINYNYGVILIPEGLIDFIPEVQHLIAELNEILAHDTVDEGGLWKKKLTDQSLKLFDFLPQAIQEQLMLERDPHGNVQVAKIETEKMLIQMVETELEKRKQEGKYKGEFKGQSHFFGYEGRCGLPTNFDATYCYALGYGAGALLHSGKTGLISSVGNLCAPVKEWTVGGTALTSMMDVERRHGKFKPVIKKAMVELEGAPFKKFASLRDEWALKNCYISPGPIQFSGPGSEVINHTLLLELEAQA; encoded by the exons ATGGCACCTTCTACCACCGTACCTAACGGTACCCTCCCCTCCGGTTCCGTCACCGGACGCTTAGCCTCTGTCTACAGTGAGGTCCAAAAGACGCGCGTGGACCACGCGCTCCCTCTCCCCTCTGTCCTCAAGCATCCCTTCACCATTCTCCACGGTCCTCCAAGCTCCGCCGCCGGAAATCCAG ACGAGATCGCGAAGCTGTTTCCGCATTTGTTCGGACAACCTTCCGCTGCATTGGCGCGTAGCGATGCGGCGCAGACGCAGAAGAAGCTGAAGATTGGCGTGGTTTTGTCCGGTGGCCAGGCTCCCGGAGGCCACAATGTCATTTCTGGAATCTTCGGTAACGCTCGTTTTCGAATCCGATTGCTTTTCtttcttcgtcttcttcttcttcttcttcttttgagatttaactttttttcttcgaTCGTCTTAGATTACCTGCAAGAGCGCGCACCAGGAAGCACGTTGTATGGTTTCAAAGGTGGACCTGCGGGCATTATGAAGTGCAAATACGTTGAGCTCACCTCTGAATATATTTATCCTTATAGAAATcag GGTGGCTTTGACATGATTTGCAGTGGGAGGGACAAGATTGAAACTCCAGAGCAG TTTAAGCAAGCGGAAGAAACAGCTAAGAAGCTAGACTTGGATGGGCTCGTTGTTATTGGTGGTGATGACTCAAACACCAATGCGTGCCTTCTTGCTGAGAATTTCAG gagcaaaaatttaaaaacaagtgTAATTGGATGCCCTAAAACCATTGATGGtgatttgaaatgtaaagaagttCCCACAAGTTTTGGGTTTGATACAGCTTGCAAG ATATATTCTGAAATGATTGGAAATGTTATGATAGATGCCCGATCAACTGGAAAATATTACCATT TTGTGCGGCTTATGGGGCGGGCGGCTTCACACATTACGCTGGAATGTGCTTTACAAACTCATCCAAACATTACTATTATTGGAGAAGAG GTTGCTGCAAAGAAGCTGacattgaaaaatgtcactGACTATATCGTAGACGTTGTTTGTAAAAGAGCTGAAATTAATTACAACTATGGTGTCATTCTTATCCCTGAAGGTCTAATTGATTTCATACCTGAG GTCCAGCATCTTATTGCAGAACTAAATGAAATTCTTGCCCATGATACTGTGGATGAGGGTGGGTTATGGAAGAAGAAACTCACTGATCAATCATTGAAGCTTTTTGACTTTTTACCTCAAGCAATTCAAGAACAATTGATGCTTGAAAGAGATCCACATGGAAATGTTCAG GTTGCCAAGATAGAAACAGAGAAAATGCTTATTCAAATGGTTGAAACTGAGTTGGAGAAGAGAAAGCAAGAAGGCAAATACAAAGGCGAATTTAAAGGGCAATCCCACTTCTTCGG TTATGAAGGGAGATGTGGCTTGCCTACTAATTTTGATGCTACTTATTGCTATGCTCTGGGTTATGGTGCTGGAGCCCTCCTTCATAGTgggaagactggactaatatcATCA GTTGGGAATTTATGTGCTCCAGTAAAAGAATGGACTGTTGGTGGAACTGCACTCACCTCAATGATGGATGTGGAGAGGAGGCATG GTAAATTCAAGCCCGTGATCAAGAAAGCAATGGtggagcttgaag GGGCACCCTTCAAAAAGTTTGCCTCCTTGCGTGATGAATGGGCCCTGAAGAATTGCTACATCAGTCCAG